Proteins from a genomic interval of Neisseria arctica:
- the phoU gene encoding phosphate signaling complex protein PhoU, with amino-acid sequence MAERISSHFNQELESVRSEVMRMGGLIEEQLKAVLTALSSTNASGLTAVIDGDSIINELEVGIDDACQNIIARRQPAASDLRFVLTVSRIIVDLERMGDELKKIALSAHELFMHNKVTSTQLYDTHRLAAMTAPMIRRSLDAFARLDSKAILDLNEADNKLDTDYRNQSRMLISFMIEDPRNITTCMEVMMMNKAIERIGDHAKNIAEHVVYLVRGVDVRHTPLEKVKADLED; translated from the coding sequence ATGGCAGAACGTATTTCGTCTCACTTCAACCAAGAGCTTGAAAGTGTACGCAGCGAAGTAATGCGTATGGGCGGCTTGATTGAAGAACAGCTAAAAGCCGTATTAACCGCATTATCCAGCACCAATGCTTCGGGGCTGACTGCCGTGATTGACGGCGACAGCATCATCAACGAACTCGAAGTCGGTATTGATGACGCTTGTCAAAACATTATCGCCCGCCGCCAACCGGCCGCCAGCGATTTACGATTTGTGCTTACCGTCAGCAGAATTATTGTTGACTTGGAACGCATGGGCGATGAACTGAAAAAAATCGCTTTATCCGCCCATGAATTGTTCATGCACAACAAAGTTACTTCCACCCAACTTTACGATACCCACCGTTTGGCAGCCATGACCGCACCCATGATACGCCGCAGCTTGGATGCTTTTGCCCGCTTGGATTCGAAAGCCATCTTGGATTTGAACGAAGCCGACAACAAACTCGACACCGACTACCGCAACCAGTCGCGCATGTTGATCAGCTTTATGATCGAAGATCCGCGCAATATCACCACCTGCATGGAAGTAATGATGATGAATAAGGCCATCGAGCGTATCGGCGACCATGCCAAGAATATTGCCGAGCATGTGGTTTACTTGGTACGCGGTGTTGATGTGCGTCATACGCCGCTGGAAAAAGTAAAGGCCGATTTGGAAGATTAA